The following proteins are encoded in a genomic region of Synechococcus sp. CBW1002:
- a CDS encoding 2Fe-2S iron-sulfur cluster-binding protein codes for MPVIRFVREGQDVECYPGENLREVALRQGLELYGLKGKLGNCGGCGQCITCFVEIVEDPEKPSALSPLTAVEEQKLRRRPQGWRLACQTLVNRSVLVLTRPQVGLPDRDAVLAKVSQEPLPEGPTAWPAPPEPIESPEEITTEGAEADGNLADLPSDPLEG; via the coding sequence ATGCCCGTGATCCGATTCGTGCGTGAAGGTCAGGATGTGGAGTGTTACCCGGGTGAGAACCTGCGCGAGGTGGCCTTGCGCCAGGGGCTGGAGCTCTATGGCCTCAAGGGCAAGCTGGGCAACTGCGGCGGATGCGGCCAGTGCATCACCTGCTTTGTGGAGATCGTGGAGGATCCGGAGAAGCCGTCGGCCCTGAGCCCGCTCACGGCGGTGGAAGAGCAGAAGTTGCGCCGCCGGCCCCAGGGCTGGCGACTCGCCTGTCAGACCCTCGTGAACCGCTCGGTGCTGGTGCTGACCCGCCCCCAGGTGGGTCTTCCCGATCGCGACGCTGTGCTGGCGAAGGTCAGCCAGGAACCACTGCCCGAGGGGCCCACCGCCTGGCCCGCTCCACCCGAGCCGATCGAATCCCCTGAGGAGATCACAACGGAAGGCGCCGAGGCTGACGGCAACTTGGCTGACCTTCCCAGCGATCCGCTTGAGGGCTGA